In the Armatimonas rosea genome, one interval contains:
- a CDS encoding WD40 repeat domain-containing protein — protein sequence MRLTTNTPTPTTQTQPTSQHITAPTPVVAASTVLVTTGARTRRRRSSSGHLVLWGTLLVPVVALGLALRPAVQTQLVERRLAPRQLLAVLPGTETNGMALSANGRYMAVRSLKLERGSGEGIAWLNQTQVYDTGTGKQLGTVRTPDGTSSMVGITADGTRIVTAEYGNAKKNQGQLSWWDVASGKPINTVTYPSTTAENLLSVAGTELLESQDGVLTLRSTETGALLARFPIPSTLAGQPTNPRCYQLALSPNSQWVAARVSLKNSTGLYGLVGAELVLWKRGEQKPRWSFPVREHNAANTVMVANDGTVLATVEKVIQDARQFINLNDAMYRGVICLDATTGKERWFIPHGKGFTGLTYALAIDPARNRVALRYGERFIGLHRLTDGSLISTIDTRQKISNGGVLGERVRFSDDGKTLYDRQVGGIAVWSLEGLK from the coding sequence GTGCGCCTGACCACAAACACGCCCACACCGACCACGCAAACACAACCCACAAGCCAGCACATCACGGCCCCTACACCTGTCGTGGCCGCTTCAACGGTGCTGGTGACGACGGGCGCTCGGACGCGTCGGAGGCGCAGCAGTAGTGGGCATCTCGTGCTCTGGGGCACGTTGCTGGTGCCGGTGGTGGCACTTGGGCTGGCGCTGAGACCCGCCGTGCAAACACAGCTGGTTGAGCGGCGGCTTGCGCCGCGCCAGCTCCTGGCCGTGTTGCCTGGCACGGAGACAAATGGGATGGCGCTGAGCGCGAATGGTCGCTATATGGCGGTGCGGTCTCTCAAGCTAGAACGTGGAAGTGGTGAGGGGATTGCATGGCTCAACCAGACCCAGGTCTACGACACAGGCACAGGCAAACAACTCGGAACGGTTCGCACTCCTGATGGCACCTCTTCTATGGTCGGAATCACCGCGGATGGCACACGGATAGTGACAGCGGAGTACGGTAACGCGAAGAAAAACCAGGGGCAGCTGAGCTGGTGGGATGTGGCTAGCGGCAAGCCGATTAATACGGTCACCTACCCTAGTACCACCGCTGAGAACCTGCTCTCCGTCGCGGGAACGGAGCTTCTGGAGTCTCAGGACGGGGTGCTGACGTTGCGGAGTACGGAGACGGGAGCACTGCTGGCTCGCTTTCCCATCCCCTCAACTCTAGCGGGGCAGCCGACCAATCCACGCTGCTACCAGCTCGCGCTCTCCCCCAATTCTCAGTGGGTCGCGGCGCGTGTCTCCCTCAAAAACAGCACAGGGCTCTACGGTCTCGTGGGCGCGGAGCTGGTGCTCTGGAAGCGCGGCGAGCAAAAGCCCCGCTGGAGTTTCCCCGTTCGCGAGCATAACGCGGCGAACACGGTCATGGTCGCCAATGATGGCACGGTGCTAGCAACGGTCGAGAAGGTAATACAAGACGCCAGGCAATTCATCAATCTCAATGATGCCATGTATCGGGGAGTGATCTGCCTGGACGCAACTACAGGCAAGGAGCGCTGGTTTATCCCGCACGGTAAGGGCTTCACGGGGCTTACGTATGCCCTCGCAATCGACCCGGCACGAAACCGGGTGGCCCTGCGCTACGGGGAGCGCTTTATCGGGCTACATCGCCTGACGGATGGGAGCCTGATCTCCACGATTGATACCCGGCAGAAAATCAGTAATGGAGGGGTTTTGGGAGAGCGGGTGCGCTTCTCCGACGATGGCAAGACCCTGTATGACCGACAAGTCGGTGGGATTGCCGTCTGGAGCCTGGAGGGGCTGAAGTGA
- a CDS encoding YaeQ family protein — translation MKYSFTLLEDGEREKLILESGGDLPRHVVLKLLAYLLYRKQHALEIEKGVGQRHKPDLVAQNPVTGQVQLWIDCGQIETDRLGRIVAKNRHAEVVVVKATAREAERYAAVAARDVTGHATVLGFDDGFTERFVELLRGTNTVEVVCLEETIRIVLNGEALESARQACSCRA, via the coding sequence GTGAAGTACAGCTTCACGCTCCTCGAAGACGGCGAGCGTGAGAAGCTGATCCTGGAGAGTGGCGGGGACCTTCCGCGCCACGTCGTGCTGAAGCTGCTGGCCTATCTCCTCTACCGAAAACAGCACGCGCTGGAGATCGAGAAGGGGGTAGGGCAGCGCCACAAGCCGGACTTGGTCGCGCAAAACCCCGTCACGGGGCAGGTTCAGCTCTGGATCGACTGTGGCCAGATCGAGACCGATCGGCTGGGGCGCATTGTTGCCAAGAACCGCCACGCGGAGGTAGTCGTGGTGAAGGCAACCGCGCGTGAGGCCGAGCGCTACGCGGCCGTGGCGGCCAGAGATGTCACGGGGCACGCGACGGTTCTCGGCTTCGACGACGGCTTCACGGAGCGTTTTGTGGAGCTGCTACGCGGCACCAACACCGTTGAGGTCGTGTGCTTGGAGGAGACGATCCGTATTGTGCTCAACGGCGAGGCGCTGGAGAGTGCTAGGCAAGCCTGCTCTTGCCGGGCGTGA
- a CDS encoding PD40 domain-containing protein → MSRTFDLSPDGRWLVFSPWGGKHLGLFLFDLVAREVKPLTAPGIYAYHPAFTPDGSAVIYSRTEKLYDDQSALWRVEVGSGENTPLLSKSRHFHGAPTVTPDGSRIVFMYSHWIGPNHTAGGIASVRIDGTDFTTHSGQDYRCAMNPHVALDNQTVAFWAYEDENTRNGIATVSLRTKAAPVYLYTKGGAVCNPRFAPVGTGFTFIADPQEFRHELFYADAPGAPARALGVFKKSGTSPRNPAFSPDGKTIYFLNDSSLWRIQTDGIGQECLADDTLFSDPPSWKDGKSSRRGCLSALAVFLTPGKSRLA, encoded by the coding sequence ATGAGCCGGACATTTGATCTCTCCCCCGACGGCCGCTGGCTTGTCTTCTCCCCCTGGGGCGGTAAGCACCTGGGGCTGTTTCTCTTTGACCTGGTCGCGCGGGAGGTGAAGCCCCTCACCGCGCCGGGAATCTACGCCTACCATCCCGCCTTCACCCCCGATGGCTCCGCGGTGATCTACTCCCGCACCGAGAAGCTCTACGACGACCAGAGCGCGCTTTGGCGCGTTGAGGTGGGCAGTGGCGAAAACACCCCACTCCTGTCAAAGTCGCGCCACTTTCACGGTGCTCCCACGGTCACCCCAGACGGCTCGCGCATTGTCTTTATGTACTCCCACTGGATCGGCCCGAATCATACGGCAGGTGGTATTGCCTCGGTCCGAATCGATGGCACAGACTTTACGACGCACTCCGGCCAGGACTACCGCTGCGCCATGAACCCGCATGTCGCACTGGACAACCAGACCGTCGCGTTCTGGGCCTACGAAGACGAGAACACGCGCAATGGGATTGCCACGGTCTCCCTGCGTACCAAGGCCGCCCCGGTCTACCTCTACACCAAGGGCGGCGCGGTCTGCAACCCGCGCTTCGCTCCGGTCGGGACGGGCTTTACCTTTATCGCCGACCCGCAGGAGTTCCGCCACGAGCTGTTCTACGCGGACGCACCGGGCGCACCGGCTCGCGCACTCGGGGTCTTTAAAAAATCGGGGACGAGCCCGCGCAACCCGGCCTTCTCCCCGGATGGCAAGACGATCTACTTCCTCAACGACTCCAGCCTCTGGCGCATCCAGACCGATGGCATCGGCCAGGAGTGCCTCGCCGATGACACGCTCTTTAGTGATCCCCCCAGCTGGAAAGATGGAAAATCATCGCGGCGGGGCTGCTTGAGCGCGCTCGCCGTGTTTCTCACGCCCGGCAAGAGCAGGCTTGCCTAG
- a CDS encoding Gfo/Idh/MocA family protein, with the protein MFMKPLRFGIVGCGGIAGLHARTFRDGLEKDGTAVLVAGAESDPGRRAAFGEKWGIPMHDSLESLLARDDIDAVAVTSPSGLHAQHAIQVVKSGRHALSEKPLDTNAERAAAAVAAAKEAGVVLSGIFQQRFNAGVQKVRRAVQAGAFGELVYVHCETPWYRAQSYYDSGAWRGTWDLDGGVLTNQGVHMVDRLLWLAGDWDEVLHAVCSLGKFRDIEAETLGVATVRLKNGAIATITGTTLAYDGMAQRVLICGTDGSAAFDGETLVKFKTREPFEEASAAVAEETGAENKAADPLALSSNQHEANYRDFIAAVREGKESLIKPEEGVRVVALLNAIYAKAGAGPYA; encoded by the coding sequence ATGTTCATGAAACCACTGCGCTTTGGGATTGTGGGTTGTGGCGGGATCGCGGGGCTGCACGCGCGGACCTTTCGCGATGGGCTAGAGAAAGACGGCACGGCGGTGCTGGTCGCGGGAGCAGAGAGCGATCCGGGGCGGCGAGCTGCCTTTGGAGAGAAGTGGGGAATCCCGATGCACGACTCGCTGGAGAGCCTGCTGGCACGCGACGATATCGACGCCGTGGCGGTCACCTCGCCCAGTGGGCTTCATGCCCAGCACGCGATTCAAGTGGTTAAGTCCGGGCGGCACGCGCTCTCAGAGAAGCCACTCGATACCAATGCGGAGCGCGCGGCGGCGGCGGTGGCGGCGGCAAAGGAGGCGGGTGTCGTGCTGAGCGGCATCTTCCAGCAGCGCTTCAATGCGGGTGTCCAGAAAGTGCGCCGCGCGGTGCAGGCTGGGGCGTTTGGCGAGCTGGTCTATGTCCACTGCGAGACCCCGTGGTACCGCGCCCAGAGCTACTACGACTCGGGCGCGTGGCGGGGAACCTGGGACCTCGATGGCGGCGTCCTCACCAACCAAGGCGTGCACATGGTCGATCGCCTGCTCTGGCTGGCAGGCGACTGGGACGAGGTGCTCCATGCGGTCTGCTCCCTCGGGAAGTTCCGGGATATTGAGGCCGAGACCCTGGGAGTGGCGACCGTGCGCCTGAAGAACGGAGCCATCGCCACGATCACGGGAACGACACTCGCCTACGATGGCATGGCGCAGCGGGTGCTGATCTGCGGCACCGACGGCAGCGCGGCCTTCGATGGGGAGACCTTGGTCAAGTTCAAGACCCGTGAGCCCTTTGAGGAAGCGAGCGCGGCAGTGGCGGAAGAGACCGGCGCGGAGAACAAAGCCGCCGATCCCCTCGCGCTCTCGTCGAACCAGCACGAGGCCAACTACCGGGACTTTATCGCCGCGGTCCGTGAGGGCAAAGAGTCGCTCATCAAGCCCGAGGAAGGGGTGCGTGTGGTCGCGCTCCTCAACGCCATCTACGCCAAGGCGGGCGCGGGTCCCTACGCTTAG